AAGATCATGGTCGAGCGCTTCATCAAGGGTCGCGAATTCACCTGCGGCGTGATGGACGGCACGGCGCTCTGCGTGACCGAGATCGTTCCCGTCGGCCAGAAATTCTACGATTTCGACGCCAAATATCGGCCCGGCGGATCGAAACACATTCTGCCTGCGGAAATTAAACCGAATATTTACCAAAAGATTCAATCATTGGCCGTTCAGGCGCATCAGGCAATCGGGTGCCGCGGCGTTTCCCGTTCGGATTTCCGTTTCGACGAGACGCTGGGTGAGGACGGCATCATCTGGCTGGAGGTGAACACCCAGCCCGGGATGACCGAAACCTCCCTGGTACCCGAGATGGCTGCCGATGCCGGCTATGATTTTGGTGCATTTCTCCGGTGGATGGTGGAGGACGCTTCGTGTTTGCGATGAAGGCGAAAAAGGGCGATACGGCCGAGAACGGCCGCAGCGAACCCGTCGGACGGAGCGGCGTCCTGCCGCGTCCCGTCAGGCGCGTGGTCCGCGTTTCGACCGGCCTTCTCACCGGCCGCACGCCCGTGCCGCGCCATGCGGGAAGCCTCGCCGCGCTCGTCTTCTTCGTTGCCGTCGGCGCGAATGCGATTGCCGTTGCCGACAAGGGCGACCTTTTGCGCCGCGCGGCCTTCCAGATTGCCGGCTTTGCGGTCGAGGATATCGAGATATCCGGCAATGAGCAGACCTCCGAGATCGCCATTCTGCAAAGCCTCGGCCTCGAAGGCGCCTATTCGCTGCGGGGCATCGACGTCCAGCTGGCGCGCGGGCAGCTTCTGAACCTGCCATGGGTGGCGGAAGCCGATGTACGCAAGATCTATCCTTCGACGCTGAAGATCACGCTGACCGAACGCGAACCTTACGCGCTCTGGCAGCAGGAAGACGGCCGGACACTGATGATCGAGCAGAACGGAAATGTCATCGGCCCGCTCAGCGCGCCGAAATTTCGCCGGCTTCCCCTGGTTCTCGGCCAGGGCGGCAATTTTGCCGCCGCCGACATCGACGGCCTGCTCGAAGGCTGGCCGGCGCTTTCCGAGCGCGTGCGCGCCTACAAGCGCGTCGACGGCCGCCGCTGGGACCTCTATCTCGACAACGGCATGATCGTGAAACTGCCGCAGCAGGAAACGGAAACCGCGCTCGGGCGTCTCAAGAGCCTTGAAGAGAGCCGGTCGATCCTGGAGCGCGAGATCGCCGCCGTCGATCTCAGGCTTGAGGACCGGATCGCCATACAGCTGACGCCCGAAGCCATGGAGCGGCGTCAGGCGGCAACGGAGGCGCTCGAAAAGACAATCAAGAACAAGGGGAGGCGCCTGTGAGCCTGTTCGGCGGCGCCGGCTTCGGCCGGGCAAAACCCCTTTCCGCGAAGAAGACGCATATCGTGAGCGTGCTCGATATCGGCTCGTCGAAGATCGTCTGCATGATCGCGCGGCTGACCCCGCGCGCCGAAAGCCAGATCCTCCCGGGGCGCACCCACAATATCGAGATCATCGGCATCGGCCATCAGCGTTCGCAGGGCATCAAGAGCGGCGTCATCGTAAATCTCGATGCGGCCGAGCATGTGATCCGCCAGGCGGTGGATGCGGCCGAAAGCATGGCCGGCATCACGATCGACAGCCTGATCGTCAACGTCTCGGCCGGTCGCATCAAGAGCGATACCTATACGGCGGCGATCGATCT
This window of the Martelella lutilitoris genome carries:
- a CDS encoding cell division protein FtsQ/DivIB, coding for MKAKKGDTAENGRSEPVGRSGVLPRPVRRVVRVSTGLLTGRTPVPRHAGSLAALVFFVAVGANAIAVADKGDLLRRAAFQIAGFAVEDIEISGNEQTSEIAILQSLGLEGAYSLRGIDVQLARGQLLNLPWVAEADVRKIYPSTLKITLTEREPYALWQQEDGRTLMIEQNGNVIGPLSAPKFRRLPLVLGQGGNFAAADIDGLLEGWPALSERVRAYKRVDGRRWDLYLDNGMIVKLPQQETETALGRLKSLEESRSILEREIAAVDLRLEDRIAIQLTPEAMERRQAATEALEKTIKNKGRRL